One genomic region from Spirosoma sp. KCTC 42546 encodes:
- a CDS encoding glycosyltransferase family 4 protein, which yields MRILIVHNLLWAHYKSSVFQALQQLVNQRNDISVQVIQIARNERSRARLEANPEEAPPTYTYNYELLFDRYVEDISVRERTQALLRQARAYRPDVINLTGYYDPAQLLLLVWAKANGIRVVMQTESTAADQQRGGWKERVKRWVFRQCDGFFCFGSQAADYVIQLGVPASKILLRKNAVDNTALRSTFERALASRAQQQQVLGVRPNNFVFVGRLIEAKNLPMLLTSFAEASKESANGAKWGVILLGDGVEQANLTQLIHTLGLTEQVIHLPGRPWFKVPELLALSNVLVLPSRSEPWGLVVNEAMACGLPVIVSDRCGCAIDLVRNGQNGFVFDPDQPAQLTHQLVLFMDNSVDTEQMGKAAKQLIAPYAPEVVAQEMLDGFIKITN from the coding sequence ATGCGTATCCTTATTGTCCACAATTTACTCTGGGCACACTATAAATCCAGCGTATTTCAGGCATTACAGCAACTGGTCAACCAGCGGAACGACATATCGGTGCAGGTAATACAAATTGCCCGTAACGAGCGCTCCCGCGCTCGTTTGGAAGCAAATCCAGAAGAAGCCCCACCTACGTACACGTATAACTACGAATTGCTCTTCGACCGATATGTGGAAGATATTAGTGTTCGAGAGCGGACACAGGCATTGCTCCGGCAGGCCAGAGCCTATAGGCCAGATGTTATCAATCTGACTGGGTATTATGACCCCGCGCAGCTGCTACTCTTAGTATGGGCCAAAGCTAATGGCATTCGGGTTGTTATGCAGACCGAAAGTACAGCTGCTGATCAACAACGAGGAGGCTGGAAAGAACGGGTTAAACGGTGGGTATTCAGGCAATGCGATGGCTTTTTCTGTTTTGGTAGTCAGGCTGCCGATTATGTGATTCAGCTAGGCGTTCCCGCTTCAAAAATTTTACTTCGCAAAAACGCCGTCGATAATACGGCCCTTCGTTCCACGTTCGAACGTGCATTGGCTTCTCGCGCTCAACAACAGCAGGTACTAGGGGTACGGCCAAATAATTTTGTGTTTGTCGGTCGGCTCATTGAGGCCAAGAACTTACCGATGCTACTCACTAGCTTTGCCGAAGCGAGCAAAGAATCAGCCAACGGCGCCAAGTGGGGGGTCATTCTGCTTGGCGATGGGGTTGAACAAGCCAACCTGACCCAGCTAATACACACACTTGGGTTAACCGAGCAAGTCATTCATTTGCCAGGGCGCCCCTGGTTCAAGGTGCCGGAGTTGCTGGCCCTTAGTAATGTACTCGTCTTACCCAGTCGCTCAGAACCCTGGGGCCTGGTGGTTAACGAGGCAATGGCATGCGGACTACCCGTTATTGTATCAGATCGGTGTGGCTGCGCTATTGATCTGGTCCGTAACGGCCAAAATGGCTTTGTATTCGATCCAGATCAACCTGCTCAACTGACCCATCAATTGGTTCTGTTTATGGACAACTCCGTCGATACAGAGCAGATGGGAAAAGCAGCCAAACAGTTGATTGCCCCTTATGCACCAGAAGTGGTTGCCCAGGAGATGCTTGACGGTTTTATTAAAATCACTAACTAA
- a CDS encoding O-antigen ligase yields MSNFIRLVKALDYMRMVVGICILVDGYPLIFFFRETMRLAPGSTAFTAAALAGGLVLMIPFTALRRLYRPNMTMFWMGLSFLLLSILYMFVYNGVPGFIDYDRDMIYYAYMLIFLFLLINIPNDIIPLFIPVVVLFTLVSNLGLIYSLITDPTWAIGQRATITLNNGDPGSGNPHAFSRNAFMGVIACAIWLLRPKTHVLFRLLSFFAGILNIAVLVLTQTRSAIVALILAVVLFMYFNVRPAQIRAAARSLISPIPIMIMVVGFFGVLYFFQRYLTVYLVLYDYVTSFAERNLETLYALLGLKAQGADYKAALDDSTANRSVSATFLRNVLLGHLEMLIFGYGYKFLYLDVPIMEALADMGILGLALFGGVIGMSGYYAIRIMRQNPNPLSVFLAYFFLLILIQSITNGRPFEISFWFPLALMIRFMGVEHLLPAHLLDNAPVDAHDQYIVVSNPESA; encoded by the coding sequence ATGAGCAACTTTATTCGCTTAGTGAAAGCCCTCGATTACATGCGGATGGTTGTCGGCATCTGTATTCTTGTGGATGGCTACCCACTAATCTTCTTTTTCCGGGAAACAATGCGCCTGGCACCGGGTAGCACCGCGTTTACTGCAGCCGCTCTGGCCGGTGGATTGGTATTAATGATTCCATTTACTGCCTTACGCCGACTTTACCGCCCCAATATGACTATGTTCTGGATGGGATTATCCTTCCTATTGCTTAGTATATTGTACATGTTTGTGTATAATGGTGTACCAGGTTTCATAGACTATGACCGGGATATGATCTATTATGCGTACATGCTTATTTTTCTATTCCTGCTTATCAATATACCGAATGATATTATCCCGTTGTTTATTCCAGTAGTGGTACTCTTTACCCTAGTATCTAATTTGGGACTGATTTATTCACTGATTACGGACCCAACATGGGCTATTGGGCAACGAGCAACCATTACGCTGAATAACGGTGATCCAGGATCAGGAAACCCGCATGCTTTTTCCAGGAACGCGTTTATGGGTGTTATTGCCTGCGCCATCTGGCTCCTTCGCCCAAAAACCCATGTCTTATTTCGACTCCTTTCATTTTTTGCCGGTATTCTGAATATTGCGGTTCTGGTGCTCACCCAAACTCGGTCGGCTATCGTCGCGCTGATTTTGGCAGTGGTTTTATTCATGTATTTCAATGTTCGGCCCGCCCAGATTCGCGCGGCTGCCCGTAGTTTGATTAGCCCTATCCCCATCATGATTATGGTGGTTGGTTTTTTCGGGGTTCTTTATTTTTTCCAACGATACCTGACCGTTTACCTGGTTTTATATGATTATGTCACCTCGTTTGCGGAGCGAAATTTAGAAACCTTGTATGCCTTGCTGGGTCTGAAAGCACAGGGAGCTGATTATAAGGCCGCTCTTGATGACTCGACCGCTAACCGTTCTGTAAGTGCCACCTTTCTTCGAAACGTACTCTTGGGCCACCTCGAGATGCTCATTTTTGGATACGGCTATAAGTTCCTATACCTGGATGTGCCCATTATGGAAGCCCTTGCGGATATGGGGATTCTAGGATTAGCCCTGTTCGGAGGTGTCATTGGCATGTCAGGATACTATGCGATACGAATCATGCGCCAGAATCCGAATCCGCTGAGCGTCTTTCTGGCTTATTTTTTCCTATTGATTCTAATTCAATCGATCACGAACGGAAGACCGTTTGAGATTTCATTCTGGTTCCCATTAGCACTCATGATTCGATTTATGGGAGTCGAACACTTGCTCCCGGCCCATTTACTGGACAATGCGCCGGTCGACGCCCATGATCAATATATTGTGGTATCAAATCCCGAATCGGCCTGA
- a CDS encoding glycosyltransferase family 2 protein: protein MKPTNNSLHSFVNLPYRPQTNLAADPKAYPKLTVVTPSFNQAQYLERTILSVLNQHYPNLEYFIMDGGSTDGSLEIIKKYEPYLAGWVSEKDRGQTDAINKGFRRATGDYVAFQNSDDVFAPDAFSRVATAWQKAPTTDVFFGDMYITDEDDVILEEMRAPEFCVECQLYEGMQVFNQSLFIRRDRLSEFGLLDETLRFVIDYEIVARLGVQPGIQFRHVDGFWGGFRVQPDAKSSTIAATVGIQEHKLVKEKYLPMLTSSMGPSFWQRYCRVRKLLTFALKGEFGYVRHRLNLNRSRK, encoded by the coding sequence ATGAAGCCTACGAACAACTCGCTCCATTCATTTGTAAATCTACCGTATAGACCGCAAACAAATCTTGCGGCTGACCCAAAAGCTTACCCGAAGCTAACGGTTGTTACCCCGTCGTTCAATCAGGCCCAGTATCTCGAACGGACAATTTTAAGCGTTCTAAACCAACACTATCCTAATCTGGAGTATTTCATTATGGATGGTGGATCAACGGATGGGAGTCTTGAGATCATCAAAAAATACGAGCCGTATCTGGCTGGCTGGGTGAGCGAAAAAGACCGGGGCCAGACAGATGCCATCAATAAAGGGTTTCGCCGGGCCACGGGCGATTATGTTGCGTTTCAGAATTCTGATGATGTGTTTGCGCCGGATGCATTTAGCCGCGTGGCTACAGCCTGGCAGAAAGCACCCACAACTGATGTTTTTTTTGGTGATATGTACATCACCGACGAAGACGACGTTATTCTGGAAGAAATGCGGGCACCCGAATTTTGTGTGGAATGTCAGCTTTACGAAGGCATGCAGGTGTTTAATCAGTCATTGTTTATCCGGCGCGACCGACTGAGCGAGTTTGGTTTGCTTGATGAAACGCTACGTTTCGTGATCGACTACGAAATTGTGGCCCGGCTAGGCGTTCAGCCAGGCATACAATTCCGGCACGTCGATGGCTTCTGGGGTGGTTTTCGGGTACAGCCTGATGCTAAATCGTCAACTATTGCCGCTACCGTAGGCATACAGGAACATAAGCTGGTGAAAGAAAAATACCTGCCCATGCTAACGTCATCAATGGGTCCATCATTCTGGCAACGTTATTGTCGCGTGCGTAAATTATTGACTTTTGCTCTCAAAGGTGAGTTCGGGTACGTTCGTCACCGACTGAACCTGAATCGGTCAAGAAAGTAG
- a CDS encoding glycosyltransferase family 1 protein gives MKVLFDHQSFTGLPYGGVSRYFFDLMRSFSKRSDIEFELSLRFSNNEYLNQASLSNHLRYPRFAHLRNAHRVASVLNRLSSLQRVRAGKFDIFHPTYYHRYFLKDIGKKPFVLTFFDATSERYGEQYPELGEGIYETKKQLLRRADCVICISEFSKQDLLRYFPIEPDKIKVVLLGSTFNEYVAQTKPQESPLAVPYLLYVGKRGLYKNFSGFFRAIQPVLHRHTDLHIICAGGGSFTAEEQALFHAARLNERIHYRPLTDAGLVTMYQHARAFVFPSLNEGFGIPVLEAYSSNCPVVLSDRSSLPEVGADAAIYFDPEDDDSMAAAIERVVTDDALCADLRRKGTERLLHFSCDKTAQQTLEVYQSLR, from the coding sequence ATGAAAGTACTCTTCGACCATCAATCGTTTACGGGCCTGCCTTATGGGGGTGTTTCCCGCTATTTTTTTGACCTGATGCGCTCGTTTTCCAAACGGTCAGATATTGAATTTGAACTATCGTTGCGATTCTCGAATAATGAATACCTGAATCAGGCATCACTGAGCAATCATCTGCGTTACCCACGCTTTGCCCACCTGCGAAATGCCCACCGGGTAGCGTCTGTCTTAAATCGTCTGAGCAGCCTGCAGCGGGTTCGGGCGGGTAAATTCGATATTTTTCATCCAACGTATTACCATCGCTATTTTTTGAAGGATATCGGCAAAAAACCATTTGTCCTTACGTTTTTCGATGCTACCAGCGAGCGATACGGTGAACAATATCCTGAATTGGGCGAAGGGATCTATGAAACGAAAAAGCAACTCCTGCGCCGGGCCGACTGTGTCATCTGTATTTCAGAGTTCTCAAAACAGGATTTGCTTCGTTACTTCCCGATTGAGCCGGATAAAATAAAGGTTGTTCTACTTGGTTCCACCTTCAATGAGTACGTAGCCCAGACCAAGCCGCAGGAGTCTCCCTTAGCGGTACCCTATTTATTGTATGTTGGTAAACGAGGGCTTTATAAAAACTTCAGCGGTTTCTTTAGAGCCATTCAGCCCGTCTTACATCGGCATACAGATTTGCACATCATTTGTGCAGGAGGAGGTTCGTTTACCGCTGAAGAACAAGCGTTGTTCCATGCCGCTCGGCTCAATGAGCGAATCCATTATCGTCCCCTGACAGACGCTGGCCTGGTAACGATGTATCAACACGCACGTGCATTTGTCTTTCCATCGCTGAATGAAGGATTCGGGATTCCTGTTCTGGAAGCCTACAGTAGCAATTGCCCGGTTGTGTTGAGCGATCGGAGTTCATTACCCGAAGTTGGAGCCGATGCTGCCATTTATTTTGATCCTGAAGACGATGATTCGATGGCAGCTGCCATTGAGCGCGTGGTAACCGACGACGCTCTCTGCGCCGATCTGCGTCGGAAAGGCACCGAGCGACTTCTTCATTTTTCATGTGACAAAACTGCTCAGCAAACGCTGGAGGTTTACCAATCTCTGCGCTAA
- a CDS encoding glycosyltransferase, with protein sequence MTTSVQPTVSIALCTYNGMAYLTTQWNSLLGQERLPDEVVISDDRSTDGTGSLLETLAATAPFLVRILENQTRLGYNKNFERALAACTGDLIFICDQDDFWLPEKISTMVQYMVQHPEIQIAFCDAWVTDENLEGRQNRFWEAVRFDKETQKRWKAGETMDVLLDGNRMMGCATVIRRAFLPTLLPIPDKIPGYIYDGWIAMVAATQNAIHFIDKPLQLYRTHVQQQVGVRQQEVGDRIRLRDRLTRHRARKLAPLLKKRVQLSTISELLSKRVPANSPGLPQLYRRLDHFSMRSNLPHNRLKRISPVLSNLLRGNYRRYADAAANWYAPLLAVLGDIFE encoded by the coding sequence ATGACTACATCAGTGCAACCAACAGTCTCCATTGCCCTCTGTACCTACAATGGCATGGCCTATCTCACTACGCAATGGAACAGTTTGCTAGGACAAGAACGGTTACCGGATGAAGTGGTTATTTCTGACGACCGATCAACAGATGGTACGGGCAGCTTACTGGAAACGTTAGCCGCTACAGCCCCTTTTCTCGTACGTATTCTGGAAAATCAAACGCGTTTAGGGTATAATAAAAACTTTGAACGAGCCTTAGCAGCGTGTACGGGTGATCTGATCTTTATCTGCGACCAGGATGATTTTTGGTTACCGGAAAAAATCAGCACCATGGTCCAGTATATGGTTCAACATCCCGAAATTCAGATTGCGTTTTGTGATGCCTGGGTAACTGATGAAAATCTGGAGGGGCGCCAGAACCGATTCTGGGAAGCTGTTCGCTTCGATAAAGAAACCCAGAAGCGTTGGAAAGCTGGCGAAACCATGGACGTTCTGCTCGACGGAAACCGGATGATGGGCTGTGCCACGGTAATCCGTAGAGCCTTTCTACCCACCTTGTTGCCCATTCCAGATAAAATACCAGGGTATATTTACGATGGTTGGATTGCCATGGTAGCTGCTACGCAGAATGCCATCCATTTTATTGATAAGCCTCTCCAACTCTACCGTACTCACGTTCAACAGCAGGTAGGTGTTCGACAACAGGAAGTGGGCGATCGAATAAGACTTCGGGATCGTTTGACGAGGCATAGGGCCAGGAAACTAGCTCCACTCCTCAAAAAACGGGTTCAATTAAGCACAATTAGTGAATTGTTAAGTAAACGTGTTCCGGCAAATTCGCCAGGTCTACCCCAACTCTACCGGCGGTTGGATCATTTCAGCATGCGCAGTAATTTGCCCCATAATCGACTGAAACGAATCTCTCCCGTACTTTCTAATTTATTACGGGGTAATTATCGACGCTATGCGGATGCCGCAGCCAACTGGTATGCCCCTTTACTAGCCGTTTTGGGCGATATATTTGAATAA
- a CDS encoding DUF5672 family protein, translating into MKSSTTVSVNIVLPVYKQQLTDYERIALTQCLRILGNYPIWLATPHSLDISAYRELGPTLQARTFDDSYFADVQGYNRLMMSAEFYEAFADQEYMLIYQLDAFVFQDDLAYWCQQNYDYIGAPWLRDRDFTGFGDKLWFSIKQRVATWVNLKKPDGITPREIINLNGVGCGGFSLRRVSAMLRCLEPFREKIAEYERIALHQYHEDVFWGIEVNRYWPRLRIPTYRKALYFAIEFYPKWAVEHYNQGQLPFGCHAWNIHGTEYWRPIFAQYGYQI; encoded by the coding sequence ATGAAGTCGTCTACTACTGTTAGTGTAAACATTGTTTTACCCGTTTATAAACAACAGCTTACCGATTACGAACGTATAGCCCTGACCCAATGCTTACGCATACTGGGAAATTACCCAATCTGGTTAGCTACCCCTCATTCGCTTGACATTTCAGCCTATCGCGAACTAGGTCCAACGTTGCAGGCACGAACATTTGACGATAGCTACTTTGCCGACGTTCAAGGTTATAACCGACTCATGATGTCGGCTGAATTTTACGAAGCATTTGCCGATCAGGAATACATGCTGATTTACCAATTAGATGCCTTTGTCTTTCAGGATGACCTGGCGTACTGGTGTCAGCAAAATTACGACTACATTGGCGCCCCCTGGTTGCGCGACCGTGACTTTACCGGTTTTGGCGATAAACTTTGGTTTAGCATTAAACAAAGGGTAGCCACCTGGGTTAACCTTAAAAAACCGGACGGCATCACCCCCCGCGAGATCATCAATCTGAATGGCGTCGGTTGCGGTGGTTTTTCCCTTCGGCGTGTTTCAGCCATGTTGCGTTGCCTTGAACCTTTCAGGGAAAAAATTGCTGAATACGAACGTATTGCTCTGCACCAATATCATGAAGACGTTTTTTGGGGTATCGAAGTAAATCGCTACTGGCCGCGATTACGTATTCCTACGTATAGGAAAGCCCTCTATTTTGCGATTGAGTTTTATCCAAAATGGGCCGTTGAACATTATAATCAAGGTCAGTTACCTTTTGGTTGTCATGCCTGGAACATTCATGGAACAGAGTACTGGCGTCCGATTTTTGCCCAATATGGTTACCAAATATGA
- a CDS encoding glycosyltransferase family 9 protein, with translation MADWSRLQALWTYRFHKYTHIVGKFWSFAVKYVQLRWLKQKIGSRQLVVIILSEQMGDIIACEPVAREVRKLHPDDYIIWMVRKPYVELVEYHPDLDGFLIEKCPGERVRLLRSGIFDKVYNMHISHRKCKYCLEDPINPTADHIGLTFDNYYHRGDLLYMFSQAAGLPALTADPKMYIPDSVRQKVKALAIQASPIVIHCQSSHVMRDWPAANWNKLVKWLLATYPYPIIEVGLTPTVTEEHSNFRSLCSQLSLLETAEVIRQARLFIGIDSGPAHMANAMNTEGIILLGKLFDFVDYLPYSGRFKRGEDITLLNDYGHPCSELPYSWVQEAAQERLGQPKLV, from the coding sequence ATGGCTGATTGGTCGCGCTTGCAAGCGCTTTGGACATATCGCTTTCACAAATACACCCACATCGTGGGGAAGTTTTGGTCATTTGCCGTCAAATATGTACAGTTACGTTGGCTCAAACAGAAAATTGGGAGCCGACAGTTGGTGGTCATTATCCTTTCTGAGCAAATGGGCGACATTATCGCCTGCGAGCCAGTTGCCCGCGAAGTGCGGAAGCTTCATCCAGATGACTACATTATCTGGATGGTGCGGAAGCCTTATGTCGAGCTAGTCGAATACCATCCGGATCTGGATGGGTTTTTGATCGAAAAATGCCCCGGCGAACGGGTACGCCTGCTTCGATCGGGTATCTTCGATAAAGTATACAATATGCACATCTCACACAGGAAGTGTAAATACTGTCTCGAAGACCCGATTAACCCAACCGCCGATCACATTGGCCTAACATTTGACAATTATTATCATCGGGGCGATCTGTTGTATATGTTTTCGCAGGCAGCAGGGTTACCAGCCTTAACTGCTGACCCGAAGATGTATATTCCAGATAGTGTTCGACAAAAGGTGAAAGCCCTGGCCATACAAGCCAGCCCAATTGTCATTCACTGTCAGTCGAGCCATGTCATGCGCGACTGGCCTGCTGCCAACTGGAATAAACTTGTGAAGTGGTTACTCGCTACGTACCCGTATCCAATTATTGAAGTAGGGTTAACCCCAACGGTAACCGAAGAGCATTCGAATTTCCGCAGTTTATGCAGTCAACTGAGCTTACTCGAAACTGCTGAAGTAATTCGGCAGGCCCGCCTGTTTATCGGCATTGATAGTGGCCCCGCTCACATGGCAAATGCCATGAATACAGAGGGGATTATTTTACTAGGCAAACTGTTCGACTTTGTCGATTACCTGCCTTATTCTGGTCGTTTCAAACGGGGTGAAGACATCACCCTCCTAAATGATTACGGTCATCCGTGTTCCGAGCTACCGTACAGCTGGGTACAGGAGGCTGCTCAGGAGCGATTAGGTCAACCCAAACTTGTATGA
- a CDS encoding glycosyl transferase: protein MTLAFTICSINYLAQARTLGDSLRQTNPSYQYIIGLVDKLSDANLPAELIPAYPMIEVDKIGIPDFAAMCDRYDITELNTAVKPFFIDYFYQSYPEATEVIYFDPDIIVFQPLEELNEALTTYSLVLTPHTCSPTPDWERPNEQHHLNTGIFNLGFIGLRNDATARKFVNWWKDRLVYECRIDLCEGLFVDQHWVNFAPVYFDNVLIDHHLGYNVAYWNLHERYFSKNEAGQWQVTSLDEHAGQSADVNEGEPLQFFHYSGYHPERPNEISKYQTRFSFGDSTPQKKQRPDVKPLFDLYRERLIANHNDQYRTYPCIYIKPPVVLRYLRVRKLLKTPFNRVIALLESR from the coding sequence ATGACGCTTGCATTCACCATCTGTTCAATAAATTACCTCGCCCAGGCCCGAACCCTGGGTGATTCGCTTCGGCAGACCAACCCCAGCTATCAGTATATAATTGGCTTGGTCGATAAGTTGAGCGACGCCAATTTGCCCGCTGAATTGATACCCGCCTATCCAATGATTGAAGTGGATAAGATTGGGATTCCGGACTTCGCGGCCATGTGCGACCGCTACGATATTACGGAATTGAATACGGCCGTTAAGCCATTTTTCATCGACTACTTTTACCAGTCCTATCCTGAAGCCACCGAGGTCATTTATTTTGACCCTGATATTATTGTTTTTCAGCCATTGGAGGAACTGAACGAAGCCCTTACAACCTATAGCTTAGTTCTGACTCCCCATACATGTTCACCCACGCCAGACTGGGAGCGCCCAAACGAGCAACACCACCTGAACACAGGAATTTTCAACCTTGGCTTTATCGGCTTACGGAACGATGCCACAGCACGTAAGTTTGTAAACTGGTGGAAAGATCGGCTGGTGTATGAATGCCGAATTGATTTGTGTGAAGGCCTGTTTGTGGATCAGCATTGGGTAAATTTTGCCCCAGTTTATTTCGATAACGTTCTGATCGATCATCATTTAGGATATAACGTGGCTTACTGGAATCTGCACGAACGCTACTTCTCAAAAAACGAAGCTGGTCAGTGGCAGGTGACGAGTTTAGATGAACATGCTGGCCAATCAGCCGATGTTAACGAAGGAGAACCGTTACAGTTTTTTCATTACAGCGGCTATCATCCCGAGCGGCCCAATGAAATCTCAAAATACCAAACGCGGTTTTCTTTTGGCGACTCTACCCCACAAAAGAAACAGCGGCCTGACGTAAAACCACTTTTCGATTTGTATCGTGAACGACTGATAGCCAATCATAATGATCAATATCGGACGTATCCGTGCATTTATATTAAGCCTCCCGTAGTGCTTCGTTATCTTCGCGTTCGTAAATTGCTAAAAACACCGTTCAACCGAGTAATTGCCCTGTTAGAATCTCGTTAA
- a CDS encoding acyltransferase yields MRPSGYMPQLDALRTVAVLLVIVFHWFPTGEGINRLPNGTIGVLIFFVLSGFLITQILLKNRNAIHAGQTTPGHVYRNFLIRRALRIYPLYYLTITFVFILLPKFSDIDEHPLYYYFYGSNILLQRTGNWADILSPFWTLAVEEQLYLIWPWVVLVTPKNAFHWILGLMIGSGVAFRAFAYVQGNLDGVLTPACLDSFGMGALWAYVTIDQSTLIPSFLKKMSIASLLALGTFFALLFLPTTHFVVVLLQRFTISILALFAISRASIGVGGWIGQVLNNKALQYFGRISYGIYVFHMLVPSFGVELVVTAFHRFGVSLTLGYWTHRLLSLVILLTSASLSWYIFEKPLNNLKRYVPYKLVSQPISR; encoded by the coding sequence ATGCGACCTTCCGGCTATATGCCCCAATTAGACGCACTACGAACAGTTGCCGTTCTATTAGTCATCGTTTTCCACTGGTTTCCAACAGGTGAAGGCATTAATCGCTTACCTAACGGAACCATTGGCGTATTAATCTTTTTTGTGCTTAGCGGCTTTCTGATCACTCAGATTCTCCTGAAGAACCGAAACGCAATTCACGCAGGCCAAACAACCCCAGGTCATGTATACCGTAATTTTTTAATTCGACGTGCCCTGCGAATCTATCCATTGTACTACCTCACCATCACGTTTGTGTTCATCCTATTACCGAAATTCTCGGATATCGACGAACATCCTCTATACTATTATTTTTACGGCTCTAATATCCTCCTCCAACGGACAGGAAACTGGGCTGACATCCTCTCTCCTTTCTGGACGCTGGCTGTTGAGGAACAACTCTATCTTATCTGGCCATGGGTCGTGCTGGTAACCCCGAAAAATGCCTTCCACTGGATTTTAGGTCTCATGATTGGGAGTGGCGTTGCCTTTCGAGCTTTTGCATATGTCCAGGGAAATCTCGACGGCGTTCTTACACCCGCCTGCCTCGATTCATTTGGTATGGGAGCGCTCTGGGCTTATGTTACAATTGACCAGTCTACTTTGATCCCGTCTTTTTTGAAAAAAATGTCTATAGCAAGTCTATTGGCATTAGGCACCTTTTTCGCTCTACTTTTCCTACCAACCACCCATTTCGTAGTCGTTCTTTTGCAGCGCTTCACCATTTCAATACTAGCTTTATTCGCTATTTCCCGGGCCAGTATTGGTGTTGGCGGCTGGATAGGTCAAGTGCTTAACAATAAAGCCCTTCAGTATTTTGGACGGATCAGTTATGGCATTTACGTCTTTCATATGCTCGTGCCTAGCTTTGGTGTTGAACTGGTGGTGACAGCGTTCCATCGCTTTGGCGTTTCACTAACGCTCGGCTACTGGACCCATCGGCTGCTTAGCCTGGTTATACTACTAACTTCGGCCTCATTGTCCTGGTATATTTTTGAAAAACCATTGAACAACTTAAAACGATACGTACCCTACAAGCTAGTTAGTCAGCCGATAAGTCGGTGA
- a CDS encoding glycosyltransferase family 4 protein, whose translation MTILLIGHDANRAGAPLVLLNLMRLLKAEGIQMRLLLGEGGPILADYQAICPVTIASAPNQYVVGALADKVLGKLGLWQQFYDRQVKARQQEIRAELGLDSVDLVLVNTVAGSHWFTQLAIPDKTPVVTFVHELAMSVRIYSQPDELAYLLNRTTHLLAVSKATARYYEQQHGFDPARITLYTLIDTPTLEQKVQQAREQPSLYASLGLPTNALIVGGCGNAEWRKGNDLFITLARQVIGRTKSENPTLTQPIHFVWVGMPAGTLHDDLLLDIQKAGLAHQVHLIPPTPEVLRYMSRFDVFVLCSREDPYPLVVFEAGLSEIPVVCFEGAGGSPELVETDGGFVVPYLDLDAMSNRILELLDQPQLRKRMGRRLSQKILERHPAQQSVETLVTLFTQLTA comes from the coding sequence ATGACCATTTTGTTAATTGGCCACGATGCCAACCGTGCCGGAGCGCCACTTGTATTGCTGAACCTAATGCGTTTGCTAAAGGCTGAAGGCATACAAATGCGCTTATTATTGGGCGAAGGGGGCCCAATTCTGGCTGATTATCAAGCTATTTGCCCAGTCACTATTGCATCCGCACCCAATCAGTATGTAGTGGGCGCATTGGCAGATAAAGTGCTTGGAAAACTAGGCTTGTGGCAGCAGTTTTATGATCGGCAGGTAAAGGCTCGGCAGCAGGAAATCCGGGCTGAACTTGGGCTCGATTCCGTTGATTTAGTACTGGTTAACACAGTTGCCGGTAGTCACTGGTTTACACAATTAGCCATTCCAGATAAAACTCCAGTAGTAACGTTCGTACACGAACTGGCTATGTCGGTCCGAATTTATTCGCAACCTGACGAGCTGGCTTATCTCTTGAATCGTACCACCCATTTGCTGGCCGTATCGAAAGCAACAGCACGGTATTATGAGCAACAGCATGGTTTCGACCCTGCCCGCATCACGCTTTATACACTTATTGACACGCCAACGCTGGAGCAAAAGGTCCAACAGGCACGTGAGCAACCAAGCCTATATGCCTCCCTGGGTTTACCTACAAATGCATTGATTGTAGGCGGTTGTGGAAATGCAGAGTGGCGAAAAGGCAATGACCTATTTATTACGCTGGCCCGTCAGGTAATTGGCCGGACCAAATCAGAAAACCCAACCTTAACTCAACCCATTCATTTTGTTTGGGTGGGTATGCCAGCGGGTACGCTGCATGACGATTTATTGCTGGACATTCAAAAAGCTGGCCTGGCTCATCAGGTTCATTTGATTCCACCCACGCCTGAGGTGCTGCGTTATATGAGCCGATTTGACGTGTTCGTCCTCTGCTCTCGGGAAGACCCTTATCCCTTAGTTGTGTTTGAAGCTGGTTTGAGTGAGATCCCTGTTGTTTGTTTTGAAGGCGCTGGTGGATCCCCGGAACTCGTTGAAACAGATGGCGGATTTGTGGTACCCTATCTGGATCTGGACGCTATGAGTAATCGGATTCTCGAGTTACTCGACCAGCCCCAACTCCGAAAAAGAATGGGCCGTCGGCTCAGTCAAAAGATTCTGGAACGCCATCCAGCTCAGCAAAGTGTCGAAACTCTCGTAACTTTGTTTACCCAATTGACTGCCTGA